A portion of the Glandiceps talaboti chromosome 13, keGlaTala1.1, whole genome shotgun sequence genome contains these proteins:
- the LOC144445116 gene encoding uncharacterized protein LOC144445116: MGTTSITIAVIFSCCLFLQQCIADDNAKKTSKRNGDDNGYSALNIPIYSLAQRLRGDKAAWIKKQMADNERLFEMAGKRDYDPSMIEALRSEKRALAGSSLNIPLMALQGKLAKQLQSQKAQNDQLFKLLGKR, from the exons ATGGGAACAACAAGTATTACCATAGCTGTCATTTTCAGCTGTTGTCTTTTCCTTCAACAATGCATAGCTGACGATAATGCAAAGAAAACatcaaaaag GAACGGTGATGATAATGGCTACAGTGCACTTAATATTCCAATATATTCATTGGCTCAAAGGTTACGAGGAGATAAAGCGGCTTGGATTAAAAAACAAATGGCAGATAACGAACGACTTTTTGAGATGGCTGGAAAGAGAGACTACGACCCGTCAATGATTGAAGCTTTGAG GTCTGAAAAGAGGGCGCTCGCCGGAAGTTCACTGAATATACCGCTGATGGCGCTACAAGGCAAATTAGCCAAACAGCTTCAAAGCCAAAAAGCCCAAAACGACCAGCTTTTCAAATTACTTGGTAAACGCTAG